Genomic segment of Cystobacter ferrugineus:
CCATTGCAGGCGGAAGACGAGCAGGTAGCCCAGCGGCAGGCTCATGCAGACCATGGAGATGAGGGCCATGTAGACGCAGAACTGCGCATCCCCGGAGGCGCGCAGGGCGTTGACCAGGACGAGATTGAAGGAGCGTCCGGACTCCAGCAGCAGGCTCAGCAGGAGGACCCGCGAGGTGAGCTGGAGGATGTCCGCGTTGGTCGTGAACAAGCCCACGATCGGCTGGCGCAGCAGGATGACGAGCAGATCCACCAGCACGGTGATGGCCACGGCCCACTTCAGGCTCTCGAGCGCGCGCCGGTAGGCCTCGTTCGGTTGGTGGGCCCCCACCATCCGTCCCACCAGGATGGCCGTTCCCGTTCCAATCGCGAGGCTGAACAGGAAGATGTATTGGGAGATGGCCATGGCGTACTGCCGGGACGCGATGGCCGTGGGTCCGAGGAACGTGACGTAGTACAGGAACACCGTCTGGCAGGACTGGTAGGTGAACTGCTCGATGCCGGCGGGCACGCCCACCTTGAGGAGCTTGCCGCAGTACTCGCGCGAGAACGTCATGTAGTCGCGCGCCACCATCCGCACGTCCATCACCCGGTAGAGCATCCACACGAAGACGACGAGCGCGGTGGCCCGGCTCACCCCGGTGGACACCGCCGCCCCCGTCACTCCCCACGCCGGCAGTCCGAAGTGGCCGAAGATGAGCGCGTAGTTGCACACCACGTGCAGCACGTTCATCCCCAGCGA
This window contains:
- a CDS encoding MATE family efflux transporter, which codes for MDAPHRTAALAQPTLGLFRLTWPIFLEMMLFMLMVTSDTLMLSGVSDEAVSAVGVVNQYIALCILIMNVVSHGASIVVAQYLGASRNAEAARISALAITMNLMLGLVVSAALLSLSGFILTHMNLQGPVLAHARAYIRIAGGFIFLQALINVVAALIRTYGFTRQSMYVSLGMNVLHVVCNYALIFGHFGLPAWGVTGAAVSTGVSRATALVVFVWMLYRVMDVRMVARDYMTFSREYCGKLLKVGVPAGIEQFTYQSCQTVFLYYVTFLGPTAIASRQYAMAISQYIFLFSLAIGTGTAILVGRMVGAHQPNEAYRRALESLKWAVAITVLVDLLVILLRQPIVGLFTTNADILQLTSRVLLLSLLLESGRSFNLVLVNALRASGDAQFCVYMALISMVCMSLPLGYLLVFRLQWGLPGIWLAIAADEWMRGLVFWYRWKSRAWERKSLVEPREEAVAVALGG